One segment of Comamonas thiooxydans DNA contains the following:
- a CDS encoding TonB-dependent siderophore receptor, translating to MQAHPPVSLTILAAASLIAMATSAVAQESTVTSTLPAVTVTGAPDDYRPPATSTATRTDTPSLQTSQSVQVVPRAVIEDQNALTLTDAVRNVSGVQYDFGFNGSMQPLLILRGFPSTSMTAMGSMSGSSSYYLDGSKVMGVPINMANVQSVEVVKGPASVLYGRSEPGGLVNVVTKPISSVSELSFEQTIGQRGLSRTAIEASGSLNADQTLRGRVAASHYTADSIRDFVEDRLSSFTGSLAWVPDARTNVTATLDYSDNRYRTDYGIPAVGNRPADLPWSRQYNDSPYLSSAKTTSLKLDASHQLNDAWQIKGRLLSLRSDTSEMDIAPYRVDMGMAMLPSQTCPGTGDPMCRYYFGVRPDGRYKVDQVNVDLTGKFQTGGIGHTVLVGFDTYRTKKTGTTYTQQVDAVSVYNPSLGNTPGLDPMMSMPQDYDDHSRWTSFYVQDQLALGNGVFLTGALRHDRTNAVFGMPGTEPNKQSFTTPRLGAVWQFAPNQSIYAQYQDSVAANNGRDAVTGAALDSERARQIEIGHKIELFDGKLSSTVALFELTKRNRGATVPDPLSPTLTNVVTIGKAVARGLEWDVSGQLTKKLSLIGSYAYTDAKVTEDPTYQGMKLANVARHTASLWARYAVDSQWTVGGGVFAQSQRQGDSGNTFQLPGYARVDAMVAYRFALGASKASLQFNLDNVFNRKYYTGSHQFLQDWIKLGNPRTAKLTLRVDY from the coding sequence ATGCAAGCCCATCCGCCAGTGTCTCTCACCATCTTGGCCGCCGCCAGCCTCATCGCCATGGCGACCAGCGCCGTTGCGCAAGAGTCGACGGTCACATCCACACTGCCCGCCGTCACGGTCACCGGGGCGCCGGACGACTACCGGCCGCCAGCCACCAGCACCGCCACGCGGACAGACACGCCTTCGCTGCAGACCTCGCAAAGCGTTCAAGTCGTGCCCCGCGCGGTCATCGAAGACCAGAACGCGCTCACGCTGACCGATGCCGTGCGCAACGTCTCGGGGGTGCAGTACGACTTCGGGTTCAACGGGTCCATGCAGCCGCTGCTGATCCTGCGCGGGTTCCCCAGCACGTCGATGACAGCCATGGGTTCCATGTCGGGCAGTTCCAGCTACTACCTGGACGGCTCCAAAGTCATGGGCGTGCCGATCAACATGGCCAATGTACAGTCGGTCGAAGTCGTCAAGGGGCCGGCCAGCGTGCTGTACGGCCGCTCGGAACCGGGCGGCCTTGTCAACGTGGTCACCAAGCCAATCTCCAGCGTGTCCGAGCTGAGCTTCGAGCAGACCATCGGCCAGCGCGGCCTCTCGCGCACCGCCATCGAAGCCTCGGGCAGCCTCAATGCCGACCAGACGTTGCGCGGCCGCGTGGCCGCGTCGCACTACACCGCGGATTCCATCCGCGATTTCGTCGAGGACCGGCTGAGCAGCTTCACGGGCAGCCTGGCCTGGGTGCCCGATGCGCGCACGAACGTCACGGCCACGCTGGACTACTCCGACAACCGCTACCGCACCGACTACGGCATCCCGGCCGTTGGCAACCGGCCTGCCGATCTCCCGTGGTCGCGCCAGTACAACGATTCGCCCTATCTCTCCAGCGCCAAGACCACGAGCCTCAAGCTCGATGCCTCCCACCAACTCAACGACGCCTGGCAGATCAAGGGCCGCCTGCTGAGCCTGCGCAGCGACACCTCCGAGATGGACATCGCGCCTTACCGCGTGGACATGGGCATGGCCATGCTGCCCAGCCAGACCTGCCCCGGGACTGGCGACCCGATGTGCCGCTACTACTTCGGCGTGCGCCCTGATGGCCGCTACAAGGTCGATCAGGTCAACGTGGACCTCACGGGCAAGTTCCAGACCGGTGGCATCGGGCACACCGTGTTGGTGGGCTTTGACACCTACCGCACCAAGAAAACCGGAACGACCTATACGCAGCAGGTGGACGCTGTCAGCGTCTACAACCCGTCCCTGGGCAACACGCCCGGCTTGGATCCGATGATGTCCATGCCACAGGACTACGACGACCACAGCCGCTGGACCAGCTTCTACGTGCAGGATCAGCTCGCCCTGGGCAACGGCGTCTTCCTCACCGGCGCGCTGCGGCATGACCGCACGAACGCGGTGTTCGGCATGCCGGGCACGGAGCCGAACAAGCAATCCTTCACCACGCCCCGCCTGGGCGCCGTGTGGCAGTTCGCACCCAACCAGTCCATCTACGCCCAATACCAGGACTCGGTGGCCGCGAACAACGGCCGCGATGCGGTCACCGGCGCCGCACTGGATTCCGAGCGCGCCCGCCAGATCGAGATCGGCCACAAGATCGAACTGTTTGACGGCAAGCTCAGCTCCACCGTGGCCCTGTTCGAGCTGACCAAGCGAAACCGAGGCGCCACCGTGCCCGATCCGCTGTCCCCCACCTTGACCAACGTGGTCACCATTGGCAAAGCGGTCGCGCGCGGCCTGGAATGGGACGTGTCGGGCCAGCTCACGAAGAAGCTGTCGCTGATTGGCTCCTACGCCTACACCGACGCCAAGGTCACCGAAGACCCGACCTACCAGGGTATGAAGCTGGCCAACGTGGCACGGCACACTGCCAGCCTCTGGGCACGCTACGCCGTTGACAGCCAGTGGACGGTCGGCGGCGGCGTGTTCGCACAGAGCCAACGCCAGGGCGACTCGGGCAACACCTTCCAGTTGCCGGGCTACGCGCGCGTGGATGCGATGGTCGCCTACCGATTCGCACTCGGTGCCAGCAAGGCGTCTCTGCAGTTCAACCTGGACAACGTCTTCAACCGCAAGTACTACACCGGCAGCCACCAGTTCCTGCAGGACTGGATCAAGCTGGGCAACCCGCGCACGGCCAAGCTCACGCTGCGCGTGGACTACTGA
- a CDS encoding PepSY-associated TM helix domain-containing protein yields the protein MPAHSVSPLSSPLRCWLSRLHRWTGLLSLPFILVSILLGIGLTHPDLLDAFSERIYPSQAIPHVALQEPVRVGSWDQAHELARQAVGRKGQVITLSGDHVAVVQAFEAHTHDPAVASRNRHVKVHVDLRDMRVVRITDRASSLVTQAHAVHAYHFFGISWLTVSMVTTVALAVLLLTGGLMAWLDGRRGVAYRAAVKWHVCVGRVSGLLLLVIVLTTLHLEFGVFGHGAPDASHPIPAVQPVGTVHPNSLDQARDLVHQATGTQPRAVFIRDGGRDTKFSEAGDGIGGQSVWMDMTTMRIHRMTDWRNDRQALNFILHDGRWLGGMNALNVNDMVALALLFLAVGGVGLGWQKRRGQDSAPGNP from the coding sequence ATGCCTGCGCATTCCGTTTCGCCACTTTCTTCGCCGCTGCGATGCTGGCTGTCCCGCCTGCATCGCTGGACCGGGCTGCTGTCCCTGCCTTTCATATTGGTGTCGATTCTGCTCGGCATCGGGTTGACCCATCCTGACCTGCTCGATGCTTTCTCCGAGCGAATCTACCCGTCGCAGGCGATTCCCCACGTGGCGCTGCAAGAGCCTGTGCGCGTGGGCTCATGGGACCAGGCGCACGAACTGGCCCGGCAGGCCGTTGGCCGAAAAGGTCAGGTCATCACGCTGTCCGGCGACCACGTTGCGGTGGTGCAGGCTTTCGAGGCGCATACGCACGACCCTGCCGTGGCCAGCCGCAACAGGCACGTCAAGGTTCACGTCGATTTGCGCGACATGCGCGTCGTTCGCATCACCGACAGGGCCAGTTCTTTGGTGACGCAGGCGCACGCCGTTCATGCCTACCACTTCTTTGGCATTTCCTGGCTGACGGTGTCGATGGTGACCACGGTGGCCCTGGCCGTTCTGCTGCTCACTGGCGGTCTGATGGCGTGGCTGGACGGCCGGCGCGGCGTGGCATACCGTGCCGCCGTGAAATGGCATGTGTGCGTGGGGCGTGTCAGCGGTCTGCTCCTGCTAGTCATCGTGCTGACCACTCTGCATTTGGAGTTCGGTGTCTTCGGGCATGGTGCGCCCGACGCGTCTCACCCGATTCCGGCTGTGCAGCCGGTCGGCACCGTGCATCCGAATTCCCTAGATCAGGCCAGGGATTTGGTGCACCAGGCCACCGGCACGCAGCCCAGGGCCGTGTTCATCCGCGATGGCGGCCGGGACACCAAATTCTCCGAGGCCGGGGACGGCATTGGCGGCCAGTCGGTGTGGATGGACATGACCACCATGCGCATTCACCGCATGACGGATTGGCGCAACGACCGACAGGCACTGAACTTCATCCTTCACGACGGCCGTTGGCTGGGTGGCATGAATGCCTTGAACGTCAACGACATGGTGGCATTGGCGCTGCTGTTCCTGGCGGTGGGAGGCGTTGGTCTCGGTTGGCAAAAGCGAAGGGGCCAGGATTCCGCGCCGGGCAACCCATGA
- a CDS encoding TonB-dependent receptor, with translation MHQHASPLSIALAAAGLLTLAQVPSVWAQSAIATLPTVEVRASTSPDAQAAEALKNAREELNRRAGATAVIDAQSYTSGRAATAVDALAYAPGVVAQTRHGQDARLSIRGSGIQRSFLMRGIQLYQDGIPLNQTDGAADFQSIDPAALQYIEVWRGANALEYGANGLGGAINFVSPTGLTAPTAALRVQAGSFGQRQAQANLAARGEVVDGFLSVSRGEQDGWREQSGYRADRLSGNVGLRLSDTLELRGFLSYVDSTMQMPGSLSLAAMNANPRQAGTNYAALKATNDYTQKRAALRLTWQPSADVRWTTSLYGADRDRYHAMTVGILQQDMQDTGLDSRVAVEFGTPVLTRRLVAGFSFARLDGEERRNANVAGSPGAATGRTQLDGRQNTVYAEYTHGLNERWALQAGVQSVQARRRLDNLMNPAASYDVKFESTSPKLGVLYTASPQSQWFANISGSFEAAPFGEVAYNATNPLARAQGATTVEFGWRGRTDQWTWDAALYRSNVRRELLAMTNASGVALGTVNADRTIHQGLELSATGTLAPGWTLRGQYLYNDFRFDGDAVYGNKRLAGVPPHLLRAELQWQAAPWIKVAPSLDWQPSRTWIDHANTVAADGFALLNLTLSGTLRGGWGWFVEGRNLTDRRYAATTAVQANARGLDGAYYFPGDGRSVYAGLTWRTP, from the coding sequence ATGCACCAACACGCTTCACCTCTCTCCATTGCCCTTGCCGCAGCGGGCCTGCTCACCTTGGCTCAGGTGCCCAGTGTCTGGGCGCAATCGGCGATCGCCACACTTCCGACCGTCGAAGTTCGGGCCTCCACCTCCCCGGATGCCCAGGCGGCAGAAGCGTTGAAGAACGCACGAGAGGAACTCAACCGGCGCGCGGGCGCAACCGCCGTCATTGATGCGCAGAGCTACACCAGCGGCCGCGCCGCCACGGCCGTCGATGCGCTGGCCTACGCCCCTGGCGTCGTCGCGCAAACGCGCCACGGACAAGACGCTCGGCTGTCGATCCGCGGCTCCGGCATCCAACGCAGCTTCCTGATGCGCGGCATCCAGCTCTACCAGGACGGCATTCCGCTGAACCAGACCGACGGCGCCGCCGACTTCCAGTCCATCGACCCCGCAGCCCTGCAGTACATCGAGGTCTGGCGTGGTGCCAATGCGCTGGAGTACGGGGCGAACGGCCTGGGAGGTGCCATCAACTTCGTTTCGCCCACCGGCCTGACGGCGCCCACGGCGGCGCTGCGGGTCCAGGCCGGGTCGTTCGGCCAGCGGCAGGCACAAGCCAACCTGGCGGCCCGTGGCGAGGTGGTCGATGGATTCCTCAGCGTCAGCCGGGGTGAACAGGACGGCTGGCGCGAACAGTCGGGCTATCGGGCCGACCGGCTTTCGGGCAATGTCGGTCTGCGCCTGTCGGACACGCTGGAGTTGCGCGGCTTCCTCTCGTACGTCGATTCGACCATGCAGATGCCGGGCAGCCTCTCGCTGGCGGCGATGAACGCCAACCCGCGCCAGGCCGGCACCAATTACGCCGCGCTCAAAGCCACGAACGATTACACGCAGAAGCGCGCAGCGCTGCGGCTGACCTGGCAGCCCAGTGCCGACGTTCGCTGGACGACCTCGCTGTACGGCGCAGACCGAGACCGCTATCACGCGATGACCGTCGGCATTCTGCAGCAGGACATGCAGGACACCGGCCTCGACTCGCGGGTCGCGGTCGAGTTCGGCACGCCCGTGCTGACGCGCCGTCTGGTCGCGGGCTTCTCCTTCGCTCGGCTGGACGGCGAAGAGCGGCGCAATGCCAACGTGGCGGGTAGTCCGGGGGCCGCCACAGGGCGCACGCAACTGGACGGCCGCCAGAACACGGTCTATGCCGAGTACACGCACGGCTTGAACGAACGCTGGGCCTTGCAGGCGGGCGTGCAAAGCGTGCAGGCACGCCGCCGCCTGGACAACCTGATGAACCCGGCCGCGAGCTACGACGTCAAGTTCGAGAGCACGTCGCCCAAGCTGGGCGTGCTGTACACCGCGTCCCCGCAGTCGCAGTGGTTCGCCAATATCAGCGGCAGCTTTGAGGCCGCTCCGTTCGGCGAGGTGGCCTACAACGCGACGAACCCGCTGGCACGGGCGCAAGGCGCGACCACGGTCGAGTTTGGCTGGCGTGGCCGTACCGATCAATGGACCTGGGACGCGGCGCTGTACCGCTCCAACGTGCGGCGCGAGTTGCTGGCCATGACCAACGCCAGCGGCGTAGCGCTGGGCACGGTCAACGCCGATCGCACCATCCACCAGGGCCTGGAACTGTCGGCCACAGGCACGCTCGCGCCCGGCTGGACGCTGCGCGGCCAGTACCTCTACAACGACTTCCGCTTCGACGGCGACGCCGTGTATGGCAACAAGCGCCTGGCCGGCGTCCCGCCGCACCTGCTGCGCGCCGAGCTGCAGTGGCAGGCGGCACCCTGGATCAAGGTGGCACCCAGCCTCGACTGGCAGCCCTCGCGCACCTGGATCGACCATGCCAACACCGTGGCGGCAGACGGCTTCGCGCTGCTTAATCTCACGCTCAGCGGCACCTTGCGTGGCGGCTGGGGCTGGTTCGTCGAAGGACGCAATCTCACCGATCGCCGCTACGCGGCCACGACCGCCGTGCAGGCCAACGCCCGGGGTCTCGACGGCGCTTATTACTTCCCTGGGGATGGCCGGTCCGTCTATGCCGGACTGACCTGGCGCACACCCTGA
- a CDS encoding TonB-dependent receptor, protein MKTIRAALTPIAALLALHSPALMASPETPTPVASGASPKDGVLPEVVVTATRTERQVDEVPASISVLNGSAIATKQRQNVYEALRDFEGLDFVSQPGVAHQVYPTIRGVGGSSAGATTQVLVDGLALDSLVSSVMGRGGLNFTSLLDVERVEVLRGPASALYGPSTVGGVINVIPKRWKGGPGGEFSAAYGSHDTRSIAAAVGTSGEVFDVRLSMHDSRSDGYVATPVENPYGQWDLGPRGWKDRKLGLQVNLRPNKDHELSLGLQQYDTASFSDGGRPNAYQNMDGRSATLAYRHDLSEQTQVKAQLRSTRLKQHYGFDRWSWDGLTQPGVVSVGDLALASRGGRISDSTFFQASIDTRPWTGNQLVAGYAHDTGKHDQWGQPVGGDRWVTGSKSRVDSLFVQDEQVLGQFVLTAGMRYDRIVLSPVTDNGIPVNGKASVDHVVNPRLGVRYHVDDVTSLYASYGTAYLPATNSFKFVQPSTTRVDNPDLKPETSATFEVGVNHRWPSGSLRSSLFQTDYEDKITLATDAGSGLRQWQNIAAVKVVGIELAYQGDLGNGWKPYANFSYTRARDHATPGAVGTQSLRVAPRKFNAGLTYAPSSAWAATLNARYVSGLYFNSLSEAQWASGYTQVDAKLSAKLPALGHQTEVFFAVNNLTGKTYEAFNKGEWTDGRTFTVGLTGRF, encoded by the coding sequence ATGAAAACGATCCGAGCTGCGCTCACCCCCATCGCTGCCTTGCTGGCGCTGCATTCCCCGGCGTTGATGGCTTCTCCAGAGACGCCGACGCCCGTTGCTTCCGGCGCATCGCCCAAGGACGGCGTGTTGCCCGAAGTCGTTGTGACGGCGACGCGAACAGAGCGCCAGGTTGACGAGGTGCCCGCGAGCATCAGCGTGCTGAACGGCTCTGCCATCGCCACCAAGCAACGCCAGAACGTATACGAGGCCTTGCGCGATTTCGAGGGTCTGGACTTCGTCAGCCAACCTGGTGTCGCCCATCAGGTGTACCCGACGATTCGCGGTGTCGGCGGCTCTTCCGCCGGTGCGACGACGCAGGTCCTGGTCGATGGGCTGGCACTGGATTCTCTGGTGTCCAGTGTGATGGGGCGTGGGGGGCTGAATTTCACCTCTTTGCTGGACGTGGAGCGCGTGGAGGTGCTGCGCGGTCCCGCATCGGCACTGTACGGCCCCAGCACCGTCGGCGGCGTCATCAACGTCATTCCCAAGCGCTGGAAAGGTGGGCCTGGGGGCGAGTTCTCCGCTGCCTACGGCTCGCACGACACGCGCTCGATTGCGGCGGCCGTTGGCACGTCGGGAGAGGTGTTCGATGTCCGTCTGTCAATGCACGACAGCCGCAGCGATGGCTACGTTGCCACACCGGTAGAAAATCCATACGGGCAATGGGATCTCGGTCCGCGTGGCTGGAAAGACCGGAAACTCGGGCTGCAGGTGAATCTGCGCCCGAACAAGGACCACGAGTTGAGTCTGGGCCTGCAGCAATACGACACGGCCTCGTTCAGCGACGGCGGGCGGCCCAATGCCTATCAGAACATGGACGGCCGCTCTGCCACCCTGGCGTACCGCCATGACTTGAGCGAACAGACGCAGGTCAAGGCCCAGTTGCGCTCGACACGCTTGAAGCAGCATTACGGATTCGACCGCTGGAGTTGGGACGGCCTGACGCAGCCGGGGGTGGTGTCTGTCGGCGACCTGGCGTTGGCCAGCCGGGGCGGGCGCATCAGCGACTCGACCTTCTTCCAGGCCAGCATCGACACCCGGCCCTGGACTGGCAACCAACTGGTGGCGGGGTACGCGCACGATACCGGCAAGCACGACCAATGGGGCCAGCCAGTCGGCGGCGATCGCTGGGTTACGGGCAGCAAGAGCCGGGTGGACAGTCTGTTCGTTCAGGATGAGCAGGTGCTGGGCCAGTTCGTGCTCACCGCCGGCATGCGCTACGACCGCATCGTCCTCTCGCCGGTGACCGACAACGGCATTCCAGTCAACGGGAAGGCCTCGGTAGACCACGTCGTCAACCCTCGATTGGGTGTGCGCTACCACGTTGACGATGTCACGTCCCTGTATGCCTCGTACGGCACGGCCTACCTACCGGCCACGAACAGCTTCAAGTTCGTGCAGCCTTCGACCACCCGCGTGGACAACCCGGACCTCAAGCCCGAGACTTCGGCTACCTTTGAAGTCGGCGTCAACCATCGGTGGCCTAGCGGCTCGCTGCGCTCGTCGCTGTTCCAGACCGACTACGAGGACAAGATCACGCTCGCGACCGACGCGGGCAGCGGCCTGCGCCAATGGCAGAACATCGCCGCGGTCAAGGTGGTGGGTATCGAGCTGGCTTACCAGGGCGACCTGGGGAACGGATGGAAACCCTACGCCAATTTCTCCTACACGCGGGCCCGTGACCATGCCACGCCCGGGGCGGTCGGCACCCAGTCGCTTCGCGTCGCCCCGCGCAAGTTCAATGCAGGCCTGACCTATGCCCCAAGCTCCGCGTGGGCGGCCACGCTCAATGCGCGCTACGTCAGTGGCCTGTACTTCAACAGCCTGAGCGAAGCCCAGTGGGCCAGTGGGTACACCCAGGTCGACGCCAAGCTGAGCGCGAAACTGCCGGCGCTGGGGCATCAGACGGAGGTGTTCTTCGCGGTCAACAACCTGACCGGCAAGACCTACGAGGCCTTCAACAAGGGGGAATGGACGGATGGGCGCACCTTCACCGTGGGCCTGACAGGCCGCTTCTGA
- a CDS encoding DJ-1/PfpI family protein has protein sequence MMITERRSFLRAATAALAASPWLTHAGQGQSAQVSAQTPAPHDMSAMPASWTGKEQIGMLLYPGMTALDFVGPQHMFAALMGAKVHHVAKTLDPVVSDTQLALSPTVTLEHCPRDLDILFVPGGGAGTIDAMRDAQILAFVADRGRRAKLVTSVCTGSLVLGAAGLLQGYKATTHWATHALLKEAGAISVQARVVRDRNRITGAGVSAGLDLGLAIVGMLRDPAYAQTVQLLAEYAPEPPFDAGTPRTAPPAVTTMVADMFKDFELQAHAALARTKVSRPASSR, from the coding sequence ATGATGATCACTGAACGGCGCAGCTTCCTGCGCGCAGCCACCGCCGCGCTGGCCGCCTCGCCGTGGCTGACCCACGCGGGTCAAGGCCAATCGGCCCAGGTGTCCGCGCAGACGCCCGCGCCGCACGATATGAGCGCCATGCCCGCGTCCTGGACCGGCAAGGAACAGATCGGCATGCTGCTCTATCCGGGCATGACCGCCCTGGACTTCGTGGGGCCGCAGCACATGTTCGCGGCACTGATGGGGGCGAAGGTGCACCACGTCGCCAAGACCCTGGACCCGGTGGTGAGCGACACCCAACTCGCTCTCTCGCCGACGGTGACGCTGGAGCACTGCCCGCGCGACCTGGACATCCTCTTCGTCCCCGGCGGTGGCGCGGGCACCATCGACGCGATGCGCGACGCGCAGATTCTGGCCTTTGTCGCAGACAGAGGCCGGCGCGCGAAGCTCGTGACCAGCGTCTGCACCGGCTCGCTCGTGCTGGGCGCGGCCGGCCTGCTGCAGGGGTACAAGGCGACCACGCACTGGGCGACGCACGCACTGCTGAAGGAAGCGGGTGCCATTTCCGTGCAAGCGCGCGTGGTGCGCGACCGCAACCGCATCACCGGTGCCGGGGTCAGCGCGGGCCTGGACCTGGGCCTGGCCATCGTGGGCATGCTGCGCGACCCAGCCTACGCGCAGACCGTGCAGTTGCTGGCCGAGTACGCCCCCGAGCCGCCCTTCGACGCTGGGACGCCGCGCACGGCGCCACCGGCCGTCACCACCATGGTGGCGGACATGTTCAAGGATTTCGAGCTGCAGGCCCACGCCGCTCTGGCCCGGACCAAGGTCTCCCGGCCTGCGTCGAGCCGCTGA
- a CDS encoding GbsR/MarR family transcriptional regulator, translating into MSPLVHSFVSHFGEMGSRWGINRTVGQIYALLFVTERQLHADDIGEQLGISRSNVSIGLKELQSWGLVRQSRIPGDRREYFSSLGDVWEIFRVVAAERRRREVAPTLSVLRESLLADTTSPEDAFAQQRMREMHDLVDLANNWFDDLQRLSPESMAQLMKMGSKMQKLLTAKDRLFGSSTGTDG; encoded by the coding sequence ATGAGCCCCCTCGTCCACAGCTTCGTCAGCCACTTTGGCGAGATGGGCAGCCGCTGGGGGATCAACCGCACGGTGGGGCAGATCTACGCCTTGTTGTTCGTGACGGAGCGGCAACTGCATGCGGACGACATCGGCGAGCAGTTGGGCATTTCCCGCTCCAACGTGAGCATCGGACTCAAGGAACTGCAGTCCTGGGGGCTGGTTCGGCAGAGTCGTATTCCTGGCGACCGGCGCGAATACTTCTCCTCGTTGGGTGATGTGTGGGAAATCTTCCGCGTGGTGGCCGCCGAGCGCCGTCGGCGTGAGGTAGCGCCTACGCTCTCGGTGCTGCGCGAGTCGCTGTTGGCCGACACCACCTCGCCCGAAGACGCCTTCGCTCAGCAGCGCATGCGCGAGATGCACGATCTGGTGGATCTGGCCAACAACTGGTTCGATGACTTACAGCGGCTCTCGCCCGAGTCCATGGCGCAGTTGATGAAGATGGGCTCCAAGATGCAGAAGCTGCTCACGGCCAAGGACCGATTGTTTGGATCCTCGACGGGCACCGACGGCTGA
- a CDS encoding DUF2946 family protein — MHALRTSSTLIRLVLAWFALTLGVAMASPLVAPKTMEMICSDGGTMRLIVVDKNGEVVEAGQHTLDCAMCLPASLPAPATTRQLTQPQPLAHALTPIEEARIAALVGAPLPPRGPPSRA, encoded by the coding sequence ATGCACGCCTTGCGCACATCCTCAACGCTCATCCGCCTGGTTTTGGCGTGGTTTGCGTTGACGCTGGGCGTCGCCATGGCATCGCCCCTTGTCGCGCCCAAGACGATGGAGATGATCTGCTCGGACGGCGGCACGATGAGACTCATCGTGGTCGACAAGAACGGTGAAGTCGTCGAAGCCGGCCAGCACACGCTCGATTGTGCGATGTGTCTGCCGGCATCTTTGCCTGCACCTGCCACCACCCGGCAGCTCACCCAGCCGCAGCCGCTGGCGCATGCCCTGACTCCGATTGAGGAGGCGCGCATCGCCGCCCTCGTCGGAGCGCCCCTGCCGCCTCGCGGCCCTCCCTCGCGCGCCTGA
- a CDS encoding DUF2946 domain-containing protein encodes MTLVLRRLRTRILWIAALAVLFGSVAPSLTTFLASSSGQAWIEVCTSTGTKLVAVDVDETPDDQKNSIHTGVHCPYCRLQQDLPAVAHAPGVLVLADGTVRGVPAPPALTPPLPAAVWPAHHSRAPPRFS; translated from the coding sequence ATGACCCTGGTCCTGCGCCGGCTCCGCACCCGAATCCTCTGGATCGCCGCACTGGCGGTCCTGTTTGGATCGGTTGCGCCGTCGTTGACCACCTTCCTGGCTTCGTCTTCCGGCCAAGCCTGGATCGAAGTCTGTACCTCCACCGGCACCAAACTGGTCGCGGTGGATGTGGACGAAACACCCGACGACCAGAAGAACAGCATCCACACGGGCGTGCATTGCCCGTACTGCCGTCTCCAGCAGGACCTGCCCGCCGTCGCCCATGCGCCCGGCGTGCTGGTGCTGGCCGATGGCACCGTGCGCGGTGTGCCCGCGCCGCCCGCACTGACGCCGCCCCTGCCGGCGGCCGTCTGGCCCGCGCACCACAGCCGCGCGCCGCCTCGATTCTCCTGA
- a CDS encoding DJ-1/PfpI family protein: MAACALALGGCGDKAPPRAEPPAIERLSAEDAALKQQLPQDITPENHSMVMDAILGKPKHPIRQIGILVYDGVNDLDFTGPRYILGQAGATTRLIGVKPGPIRTVMGVQVIPDTVIDDVKQLDILIIPGGFTGTIEASYDDRVLDWIRAIDRGTTYTGAICTGVWILGATGLLEGRRASTNWYREEEFLKKYKAIPANERYTRDGKYWTSAGVTAGMDMSLALLNDNWGQRYTQGVMLDMEYDPAPPIQGGTPEKTGWLVEWMVKAMYDAGVDPLIKRLESQKKERTEGPVPPR; the protein is encoded by the coding sequence ATGGCTGCTTGTGCGTTGGCGTTGGGCGGCTGCGGCGACAAGGCGCCGCCGCGCGCCGAACCGCCTGCCATTGAACGGCTGTCGGCCGAGGATGCGGCGCTGAAGCAGCAACTGCCCCAGGACATCACGCCCGAGAACCACTCCATGGTCATGGATGCGATTCTGGGCAAGCCCAAGCATCCCATTCGGCAGATCGGCATCCTGGTCTACGACGGTGTCAACGACCTGGACTTCACGGGGCCGCGCTACATCCTGGGCCAGGCAGGCGCCACCACGCGGCTGATTGGCGTGAAACCGGGCCCGATCAGGACCGTGATGGGCGTGCAGGTCATTCCCGACACAGTGATCGACGACGTGAAGCAACTCGACATCCTGATCATCCCCGGCGGCTTCACCGGAACCATCGAGGCGTCCTACGACGACCGCGTCCTCGACTGGATCCGCGCCATCGACCGAGGCACCACCTACACCGGCGCCATCTGCACGGGGGTGTGGATCCTCGGCGCCACCGGGCTGCTGGAGGGCAGGCGCGCTTCCACCAACTGGTACCGCGAAGAAGAGTTCCTCAAGAAATACAAGGCCATCCCGGCCAACGAGCGCTACACGCGCGACGGCAAGTACTGGACCTCGGCGGGCGTCACCGCCGGCATGGACATGTCCCTGGCCTTGCTCAACGACAACTGGGGTCAGCGCTACACGCAAGGCGTGATGCTGGACATGGAGTACGACCCCGCGCCGCCGATCCAGGGCGGCACGCCCGAGAAGACCGGCTGGCTGGTCGAGTGGATGGTGAAAGCCATGTACGACGCGGGTGTCGATCCGCTGATCAAGCGCCTCGAAAGCCAAAAGAAGGAACGCACGGAAGGTCCCGTGCCCCCTCGCTGA